A window from Canis aureus isolate CA01 chromosome 23, VMU_Caureus_v.1.0, whole genome shotgun sequence encodes these proteins:
- the LOC144295311 gene encoding olfactory receptor 56B34-like has protein sequence MDITLGITNSSRLQVPEFILLGLPGIHEWQHWLSLPLALLYILALCANILILITIQHEPSLHQPMYWFLGVLAIVDIGLATTIIPKILAILWFDAKAISLPECFAQIYAIHSFMGMESGIFLCMAIDRYVAISYPLRYPSILTEAFMIKVTLSMVLRNGLLTLPVPVLAAQRHYCSRNEIDHCLCSNLGVTSLACDDITINRFYQLALVWVMVGGDMGLVFASYALIIRSVLRLNSAKATSKALSTCSSHLILILFFYTAVIVVSVTQLAGRKVPLIPALFNVLHSIMPPAFNPMVYALRTQELRVGFQRVLGLDDNVSRK, from the coding sequence ATGGATATCACCCTGGGTATAACCAATAGCTCCAGGCTTCAAGTACCTGAATTCATCCTCCTGGGGCTCCCAGGCATTCATGAGTGGCAGCACTggctctctctgcccctggctCTGCTCTACATCTTAGCTCTTTGTGCCAACATCCTCATCTTAATCACCATCCAACATGAGCCTTCCCTGCACCAGCCCATGTATTGGTTCCTTGGTGTCttggctatagtggacattgGCCTGGCTACCACTATCATACCCAAGATCCTGGCCATTCTCTGGTTTGATGCCAAGGCCATCAGCCTCCCTGAGTGCTTTGCTCAGATCTATGCCATCCACTCTTTTATGGGCATGGAGTCAGGCATCTTCCTCTGCATGGCTATCGATAGATATGTAGCCATTTCCTACCCCCTTCGGTACCCCTCCATACTCACTGAGGCTTTTATGATCAAAGTCACACTGTCCATGGTGCTCAGGAATGGCCTGTTGACCCTCCCAGTGCCTGTATTGGCTGCCCAGAGACACTATTGCTCCAGGAACGAAATTGACCACTGTCTATGCTCTAATTTGGGGGTCACTAGTCTGGCCTGTGATGACATCACTATTAACAGATTTTACCAGTTGGCCTTGGTATGGGTTATGGTTGGGGGTGACATGGGTCTGGTCTTTGCTTCCTATGCTTTGATTATTCGCTCAGTGCTGAGGCTGAACTCTGCTAAAGCAACATCAAAGGCCCTGAGTACCTGCAGCTCCCATCTCatcctcattctctttttctacACGGCTGTTATTGTGGTGTCTGTCACCCAGCTAGCAGGAAGAAAGGTCCCCCTTATCCCTGCTCTCTTCAATGTGCTGCACAGTATCATGCCCCCAGCCTTTAACCCCATGGTTTATGCCCTCCGGACCCAGGAGCTGAGAGTGGGCTTCCAGAGGGTGCTTGGTTTGGATGACAATGTGTCCAGGAAGTGA